TGCCGGTCTCGAACACGCCCTCCCCCGGATTGGGGTCGACGTGGTGATGGATTTCCTTTGTGGCCTTCCAGACGAGGAACAGGCCGCCGGCGATGAGGATGAGATCGCGCCAGGAGAAGGACTGCCCGAACACGGAGAAGACCGGTGTCGTCAGCTTCACGATGATCGCCACCGTGCTCAGGAGGCCGAGGCGCAGCACGAGCGCCAGGCCGATGCCGATGCGCCGGCCGCGGGAGCGCTGATGTTCGGGCAGCTTGTTGGTGAGGATGGAGATGAAGACGAGATTGTCGATGCCCAGCACCACTTCCATGGCGACGAGGGTCACGAGGGCGATCCAGGCCGCAGGATCGGAGGCCAGTTGAACCAGATAGTCCATCGGTCTCTCTTGGAAAGCGGGTCAGCCTCGGACGGACCGGGCGGAGCCGTGGGGTGGGATCAGGGCAGGCGCAAAGGGGCTGTCCGCGCCGGCACGGGGGAGCGGCCGGATCAGGCTAGCATCGGGCATGAAGGCTGGAAAAGGCGCGGCAGACGAAAACGGCCGCCCGCGCGGGGCGGACGGCCGTTCGGATGGGCGGATGCGCCTCACTGGATCGCGGAGAGCTTCCAGGGCTGGCCGCGCAAGCGGATGAAGGTCCACACCTCGGTGCTCTGGCTGGGCGCATCGGTGGAACCGGCGGCCAGCGCACCGGTGGTGCGGTCGCGCATGGTGTCTCGCGCCTCATAGCGGAGCGCGACGGTGGCATATTCGAACTGGCCTTCGCGCCAGGCTTCCGACAAGTCGCCCTGGAGGAGCTTCACGTCGTTCACCTGGTTGCGGACGCCACGCTCGGCATTCGCGCGCAGCTCCTCCTCGAAATAGCCGAGGATTTCCGGCGTTACGAGCTCGGCGAGCTTGTTGCGATCCTCACGGCTGTAGGCCGCCTGGATGTCCGAGAGGAGCTTCTCGAAGGCATCGAAATCGGCGCCCTTGAGACCCAGTTCGTCCTTCGGGCCGGACGGCGCCGCCTGGGGCTGAGGCTGGGGCTGAGTCTGGCCGCCGCCCAGGCCGCCAAGACCCGCGCCGAGGCCGCCCAGACCGCCGAGCGGCCCGGTCGGGCCACGGCCCGAGGCGCTGGCGCCATTGTCCCGCGCCATGCCGTAGCCGGCGCCGGCCGGAGCCGGCTGACGACGGTTGGCGAAGAAGCGCAGGGCCAGCATGACCACGCCGGCGATGAGGGCCACCTGCAGCAAGAGGCCGAGGAAGCCCGACAGGCCGCCGAGGCCGCCGCCGAACAGCATGCCCACGAGGCCGCCGATCAGCAGGCCGCGCATGAGCGCGCCGCCAAATCCGTTGCCGAACAGACCGCCGGTGCGGGCGGGCGTCGCCATCGGCGCGCTCTGGTTATAGGGGGTCGCCGAGCGCTGGATCGGCTGTGAAGCGGAGGGGGCGGTGTTGGTCGCGGCGGGCGCCTGATAGGTGCGCGAGCCGCGGCTGCCCATGCTCCCGCCCTGCCGCGCATCGGCGTGATCCACCATCGGCAGGGTCACGGCGAGGCCCAGCGCCAGAACCGCCGCGAACCGTGTCAGACCCTTGAAAACGCTCATCGTCATCCTCTATGGCGCGCCCGACGCGCGCAAGCCTGCCGCTAGGGCAAGTGAGGCTCATATAAGAAGACCGAGCTGCGTTTGTCAGGGGGTTGAGACGCTTTTTCCGATCACGGCGGCGTCAGCGGGGCGACCGTCGCCGCCCCGCGCCGGTCAGTAGCCGCGGGAGGGATCGACGCGGTTCAGCACCGGCTGGCCCGCGCGGATGCGGCGGATGTTCTCCGCGATCTGCGCCGCCGCCGACCTCGGCAGGGCAATGGAGGCGAGGTGCGGCGTGATGAGCACGTTGTCCATGCCCCAGAGCGGGCTCGCCTCCGGCAGCGGCTCCTCCTCGAACACGTCGAGGGAGGCTTCCGAGATATGGCCGGACTGGAGCGCCGCCACCAGCGCCGGCTCGTCCACGATGGGGCCGCGGGCGACATTGATGAATTTCGCCCCCTTCGGCAGCATCGCGAGACGCTCGGCATTGACGATGTGCCGGGTCTCCGGAGTGAGGGGCAGCATCACCACGAGGATATCGGTCTGCGCGAGAAACTGCGGCAGAGCCTCGAGGCCGTGGTGGCATTCGATGCCGGGCAGTGCCTTGGGCGTGCGGGACCAGCCCTTCACCGGATAGCCGAAACGGGCGATTTCGTGCGCGGCGGTGGCACCCAGTTCGCCAAGGCCCATCACACCCACGCGGATGCGGTCCGGCGTGGTGGGATGGATGTAGCGCCAGCGGCCTTCCTTCTGGATGCGCTCGAAGGCCACGATGTCACGGGCATGGCGCAGCACGCACATGAGCACGAAGCCGGCCATCATCTTCGACATTTCGGGGTCGGACAGGCGGGTGATCGGCACGTCCGGCAGGTCGGTACGCGAGACGAGTGCATCGACGCCGGCCCCGAGGTTCACCACCAGCTTCAGGTTCGTGAAGGGCTTGAAAAAGTCCTGCGGCGGCTTCCACACCACCGCGTAGTGCACATCCTCCGCCGGACACGGCGCGCCCTCGCGGGTGGCGATGTGCATGTCGAGGCCCGGGAGATGCTCGCCGATGGCCGCCAGCCAATCGGCGGCCACGTCGGCGGGACTGTAGAAAACAAGAGACTCACGCAACGCCGTTCACCCTCTGATCCGTTCTTCCGCCGCTTCCTGCGCCGGTGATGGTCCGTTCATAGCCGAGCGCCCCCCGCGCCGCCACGATTCGGCGCCCACATTGCCGCAGGCCGCCCTCCGCCCGCGCCAGACAAGCCTCAAGCAAGTGACAGGGCCGACAAGTGCCCACTGGAACCATCCGGGCGGAACGGCCCGGCGCGCCGTGAGCATGGAGGGGAACATGGGCAAGGGTCAGCGGGCGGCATTCGGCCAGCCCGACGGCGGACGTCTGAAGTCCGCCAAGGATGCGCTGCGCGCCGGCACCCTGCATCAGGCCGGCGACCACAAGGGCGCCGCCCAGCTCTATGCCGCCTCTCTGAAGCGCGACCCGAAGAACCCCATCGTCCAGCACATGTATGCGCTGTGCCTGCGCCAGATCGGCCGCATCCCGGAAGCGGTCGCGGCGCTGCGCATCTCCACCGCGCTCGATCCCCGGAACGTGGAGGCGCTCGCGGACTACGGCAGCCTGCTGCTCCAGATGGGCGACCGTGCCGCCGCCCGCGAGGCGTTCGAGAAGGCGCTGGCGCTGCGCCCGAACCACCCGGTAGCGAAAGCCGGCATCGCCCGCCTCTCGGCCGTGGACGGCTCCCTCGACGACCTGCTGCGCACGGTGGCGGAACAGCCCGGCAACGGGCAGGCCGCGCTCGCGCTCGGCTGCGCCATCATTTCGAGCGGCGGAGAGCCGGACGACGCGGCCAAGGTCTGGGTCGAGGCCGTGCAGCGCGGCGCGCTCACGCCCGAGGACATCGGCATCGAGGGCGTGAACGCCTATCGCGGCGGACGCGACCGCGAAGCCCTCGCCCTGCTCAAGATCGCCGCCACGCTGAAGCCGACGGTGGCCGCGCTCCACGCCAATCTCGGCATGATCCTGCTGGAGAAGCGGCGGCACGCCGAGGCCATGGAGGCGCTGGGCGAAGCGCTGAAGGTGGACCCGAACCACGTGGGCGCGCTGCTGAACCTCGGCAGCGTCTGCCTCGACCGGAAGGCCTATCCCGAGGCCCTCGCCTATCTGAACCGCGTCCTGAAGATCGAGCCCGACAATGTGGTGGCGCGCCTCGGCGCGGCCAACGCCTCGCGGCAGATCTGCCAGTGGCGCAATGTGGAGCAGGAAGAAGCGGCCATCGCAAAGCTGCTGGCCCAGAGCGCGACCCGCACCGGCCCCTTCCTTCTCCTGTCCTCGCACATGACGCCGAAGGACCACCTGCGCGCCGCCCGCGTATGGGCGCAGGGCGTGCGCGTGGAGCGCGACGACAAGCTGCCGCCGGCGCCGCCCGCCGATCCGTCCCGGCGCATCCGCATCGGCTATCTGTCCAACGACTATTACAATCACGCCACCACCTTCCTGGCGGTGGAGATGTTCGAGCGGCACGACCGCGAGAAGTTCGAGATCTTCGCTTATTCGCATAGCCCCGACGACAAGTCGGACATGCGCCGGCGCGTGGTTTCCGCCTTCGACCATTTCGTGGAAATCGAGCGCATGAGCAATCCGGAGGCGGCGCGCCGCATCCGGGCGGACGGCATCGACATCCTCGTCGATCTCAAGGGCTACACCCAGGGCGCCAGGTCCGAGATCATGGCCCTGCGGCCCGCGCCGGTCCAGGTGAACTTCCTCGGCTATCCCGGCAGCATGGGCGCCGACTTCATAGACTATGTGGTGGGCGACCGCTTCGTGACCCCGCTGTCCGCCGCGGCCGACTATGACGAGAAGATCGTCCAGCTGCCCCACTGCTACCAGCCCAACGACCGGCATCGTCGCATCTCGGAAACCCTGCCGAGCCGCGCGGCCTGCGGGCTGCCGGAGAGCGGCTTCGTCTTCTGCTGCTTCAACAACACCTACAAGATCACGCCCGCGGTCTTCTCGGTCTGGATGCGGCTGCTGGACGAGGTGCCCGACTCGGTGCTGTGGCTCTATGAGGCCAATGCGGCGGCGCGCGACAACCTCGCCTATGAGGCCGCGAAGTTCGGCATCGAGCCCGACCGCATCATCTTCGCGCCCAATGCCCTGCTGGCGGATCATCTGGCGCGGCATGCGCACGCCGACCTGTTCCTCGACACCCTGCCCTACAATGCCCACACCACGGCCAGCGATGCGCTCTGGGCCGGTGTGCCGATCGTCACCTGCGCGGGCGAGACCTTCGCG
The Azorhizobium caulinodans ORS 571 genome window above contains:
- a CDS encoding TerC family protein; protein product: MDYLVQLASDPAAWIALVTLVAMEVVLGIDNLVFISILTNKLPEHQRSRGRRIGIGLALVLRLGLLSTVAIIVKLTTPVFSVFGQSFSWRDLILIAGGLFLVWKATKEIHHHVDPNPGEGVFETGKAAITFSAAIVQILILDLVFSIDSIITAVGMTEHIPIMVIAVIVAVLTMLLAADPLGRFIDANPTVVMLALAFLIMIGMTLIAEGFGAHVPKGYIYAAMAFSTAVEGLNMLSRRAKARRGGAGH
- a CDS encoding 2-hydroxyacid dehydrogenase, producing the protein MRESLVFYSPADVAADWLAAIGEHLPGLDMHIATREGAPCPAEDVHYAVVWKPPQDFFKPFTNLKLVVNLGAGVDALVSRTDLPDVPITRLSDPEMSKMMAGFVLMCVLRHARDIVAFERIQKEGRWRYIHPTTPDRIRVGVMGLGELGATAAHEIARFGYPVKGWSRTPKALPGIECHHGLEALPQFLAQTDILVVMLPLTPETRHIVNAERLAMLPKGAKFINVARGPIVDEPALVAALQSGHISEASLDVFEEEPLPEASPLWGMDNVLITPHLASIALPRSAAAQIAENIRRIRAGQPVLNRVDPSRGY
- a CDS encoding tetratricopeptide repeat protein, translating into MGKGQRAAFGQPDGGRLKSAKDALRAGTLHQAGDHKGAAQLYAASLKRDPKNPIVQHMYALCLRQIGRIPEAVAALRISTALDPRNVEALADYGSLLLQMGDRAAAREAFEKALALRPNHPVAKAGIARLSAVDGSLDDLLRTVAEQPGNGQAALALGCAIISSGGEPDDAAKVWVEAVQRGALTPEDIGIEGVNAYRGGRDREALALLKIAATLKPTVAALHANLGMILLEKRRHAEAMEALGEALKVDPNHVGALLNLGSVCLDRKAYPEALAYLNRVLKIEPDNVVARLGAANASRQICQWRNVEQEEAAIAKLLAQSATRTGPFLLLSSHMTPKDHLRAARVWAQGVRVERDDKLPPAPPADPSRRIRIGYLSNDYYNHATTFLAVEMFERHDREKFEIFAYSHSPDDKSDMRRRVVSAFDHFVEIERMSNPEAARRIRADGIDILVDLKGYTQGARSEIMALRPAPVQVNFLGYPGSMGADFIDYVVGDRFVTPLSAAADYDEKIVQLPHCYQPNDRHRRISETLPSRAACGLPESGFVFCCFNNTYKITPAVFSVWMRLLDEVPDSVLWLYEANAAARDNLAYEAAKFGIEPDRIIFAPNALLADHLARHAHADLFLDTLPYNAHTTASDALWAGVPIVTCAGETFAARVAASLLDAVGMPELITTSLADYEALALALARDPERLAGLKARLVEARATAPLFDSEKFTRDIEAAYQRMHALRSAGKVPEPIVV
- a CDS encoding Tim44 domain-containing protein, which codes for MSVFKGLTRFAAVLALGLAVTLPMVDHADARQGGSMGSRGSRTYQAPAATNTAPSASQPIQRSATPYNQSAPMATPARTGGLFGNGFGGALMRGLLIGGLVGMLFGGGLGGLSGFLGLLLQVALIAGVVMLALRFFANRRQPAPAGAGYGMARDNGASASGRGPTGPLGGLGGLGAGLGGLGGGQTQPQPQPQAAPSGPKDELGLKGADFDAFEKLLSDIQAAYSREDRNKLAELVTPEILGYFEEELRANAERGVRNQVNDVKLLQGDLSEAWREGQFEYATVALRYEARDTMRDRTTGALAAGSTDAPSQSTEVWTFIRLRGQPWKLSAIQ